A genomic segment from Aspergillus chevalieri M1 DNA, chromosome 7, nearly complete sequence encodes:
- a CDS encoding RNA-binding protein (BUSCO:EOG09265DRM;~COG:S;~EggNog:ENOG410QDTF;~InterPro:IPR000504,IPR012677,IPR035979;~PFAM:PF00076;~go_function: GO:0003676 - nucleic acid binding [Evidence IEA]): MGDKKRKLTQNPVEEEGHAVQPEKKPKHEKASKDKKEKKEKEEKKERKSKSRDVEETVNEKETEEKAEGKAEENGEEVKEEKKEKKDKKEKKDKKDKKDKKDKKEKKDEKDKKAKKETSEGKEEKEEEVEDKAGPAAEEETADAMDVDVESTEKKDDEKKDGESKEETQEEKRERRKKNKKEKKEKKAAERAQAQSQQSEEQQEQQQQQEQQKSARFIAFVGNLPYSANNESIKEHFVKNPPVSIRVATEKDKPTKCRGFAFIEFENFDRMKTCLKLYHHSTFNDGKYPPRRINVELTAGGGGKSEYRQSKIETKNKKLNDERQRTAKQMSKEKDRKARHKNGEQEGDAEAAGGGDDNFAGIHPSRRMRLQ; this comes from the exons ATGGGCgacaagaagcgcaagctcACGCAGAACCCTGTCGAGGAGGAAGGACACGCCGTTCAGCCcgagaagaagcccaagcACGAGAAGGCTTCGAAAGataagaaggaaaagaaggagaaagaggagaaaaaggaaaggaagtcCAAATCGCGCGATGTTGAGGAAACAGTAAACGAAAAAGAAACCGAGGAGAAGGCAGAGGGGAAGGCCGAGGAGAACGGTGAGGAggtgaaggaagagaagaaggaaaagaaggacaagaaagagaagaaggataaaaaggacaagaaggacaagaaggacaagaaagagaagaaggatgaaaaggacaagaaggcaaagaaggaAACGTctgaaggaaaggaagaaaaggaagaagaggtcgAGGACAAGGCCGGCCCCGCTGCTGAGGAGGAAACCGCAGACGCAATGGACGTGGATGTAGAGTCCACCGAAAAGAAGGACGACGAGAAAAAGGATGGTGAGAGCAAGGAGGAGACCcaagaggaaaagagagagagaagaaagaagaacaagaaggagaaaaaggagaaaaaggccGCCGAAAGAGCCCAGGCGCAATCGCAACAATCTGAAGAGCAACAagagcaacaacaacaacaagaacaacAGAAATCCGCCCGCTTCATCGCTTTCGTCG GTAACCTCCCCTATTCCGCAAACAACGAGTCGATCAAGGAGCACTTTGTCAAAAATCCACCTGTCTCGATCCGCGTCGCAACCGAAAAAGACAAGCCCACAAAATGCCGCGGTTTCGCATTCATCGAGTTCGAGAACTTTGATCGCATGAAGACCTGTCTCAAGTTGTACCACCACTCTACGTTTAATGATGGGAAGTACCCGCCGCGGAGGATTAATGTTGAGCTGAC TGCCGGTGGAGGCGGAAAATCCGAATACCGCCAGTCCAAGATCGAGACTAAGAACAAGAAACTGAACGACGAGCGCCAACGCACCGCGAAGCAGATGTCTAAGGAGAAGGACAGGAAAGCTCGCCACAAGAACGGCGAGCAAGAGGGTGATGCCGAGGCTGCTGGAGGCGGAGACGACAATTTCGCTGGTATTCATCCTAGTCGAAGAATGCGCTTGCAGTGA
- a CDS encoding UBX domain protein (COG:O;~EggNog:ENOG410PNS0;~InterPro:IPR029071,IPR001012;~PFAM:PF00789;~go_function: GO:0005515 - protein binding [Evidence IEA]) gives MFYQGTLQEGIALAVSQSKAVVCFVRDDEELSNVWENEYLADDPTFARLFVEEAITLRLPTGSEGATYLTSFCPIPKLPGLVVIRNGMMREYIIPEISKDDFRARLRAVLEDERKSSQVPRQTQSDVGHNSAASPAAPTSGPAPVTQLATSAPQVAQSQPQTTPATNETKRHRDENERAGKPSGQKQEPPRRATPSKTPSQKPQQQQESRINQTKQPDKKTPQTRKAAPEPSTTSKTSDTEVRPKPALAPPKKYRLQIRLFDGSSIRSSFDPSQTISKDVRPWLDDQMDEKRPFNLKHILTPLPNRTLTIADEEQTLQAYLGLGATANLVMVPIQSYTEAYTGSGSLPVRAVSSAYDLATSTVGAAAGYVGSWFGYGQTSASQGSPATEPSSASDHTGRTASRLAGSRGPNIRTLADQRREQGNNQFYNGNQLNFQPRDNSDQR, from the exons ATGTTCTACCAAGGAACATTGCAAGAGGGAATCGCTCTTGCCGTGAGCCAGTCCAAGGCAGTTGTCTGCTTCGTTCGGG acgacgaggaaCTGAGCAACGTATGGGAGAACGAATACCTCGCAGATGACCCTACG TTTGCGCGACTATTTGTGGAAGAAGCTATCACATTGCGACTTCCGACGGGAAGCGAGGGAGCTACATACCTCACATCGTTCTGCCCGATTCCAAAGTTGCCAGGTCTCGTGGTTATCAG GAATGGCATGATGCGAGAGTACATTATACCGGAGATCTCGAAGGATGATTTCCGCGCGCGACTACGAGCCGTTTTAGAAGATGAGAGGAAATCGTCGCAAGTTCCACGACAGACACAGTCCGATGTTGGGCATAATTCTGCTGCTTCGCCTGCTGCACCTACATCTGGACCAGCACCTGTAACTCAGCTAGCCACGTCTGCTCCTCAAGTCGCGCAGTCGCAACCTCAAACCACCCCGGCGACAAATGAGACGAAGAGACATCGGGATGAAAACGAACGTGCTGGAAAGCCGTCTGGCCAAAAACAAGAACCACCGAGGCGAGCGACACCAAGCAAGACTCCATCGCAGAAaccacagcaacaacaagaaaGCCGCATCAATCAAACCAAGCAACCCGACAAAAAGACCCCTCAGACGCGCAAAGCAGCACCAGAGCCTTCCACTACCAGCAAAACAAGTGACACAGAAGTACGCCCGAAACCAGCCCTAGCACCTCCGAAAAAATACCGTCTCCAAATCCGTCTATTTGACGGCAGCTCCATCCGTTCGAGTTTTGATCCCTCACAAACTATCAGCAAAGACGTCCGTCCCTGGCTAGATGATCAAATGGATGAGAAGCGGCCATTTAACCTCAAACACATTCTCACTCCCCTACCAAATCGCACCCTCACAATCGCCGACGAAGAACAGACACTGCAAGCGTATTTAGGCCTTGGAGCAACCGCCAACCTGGTCATGGTCCCCATTCAGTCCTATACAGAGGCATATACGGGCTCAGGGTCTCTACCCGTGCGAGCAGTAAGCTCTGCTTATGACCTGGCTACTTCTACAGTGGGTGCTGCAGCGGGGTATGTCGGCTCGTGGTTCGGGTATGGACAGACTTCAGCATCACAGGGCTCTCCTGCTACCGAACCTTCTTCAGCATCTGATCACACTGGAAGGACAGCATCACGACTTGCAGGGTCccgaggaccaaatatccGCACCTTGGCTGATCAGCGTAGAGAACAGGGCAATAATCAGTTCTATAACGGAAATCAG CTTAACTTTCAACCACGCGACAACTCTGACCAGCGATGA
- a CDS encoding uncharacterized protein (BUSCO:EOG09265RGS;~COG:S;~EggNog:ENOG410PQKG;~InterPro:IPR009069,IPR018648), which translates to MPRQRRGAAPAPTPARSAPTRPTAAPPRPATAPQQQQYQPHSTAAHPSQSQQHAPHPPQVQQSQGPGLFGQMASTAAGVAVGSSIGHAIGGMFSGGSSAPAEPQQAAPADAQPMDNGLWQSNAATQSYENTPCATDIKNFRQCMDDHRGDMSICGWYLDQLKACQAAAKPY; encoded by the exons ATGCCTCGTCAACGTCGTGGTGCCGCCCCTGCGCCGACTCCGGCTCGCAGCGCTCCCACTAGACCTACTGCTGCTCCTCCGCGCCCAGCAACGgctccgcagcagcagcagtaccAGCCTCACTCGACCGCTGCTCATCCGTCGCAGAGCCAGCAACACGCTCCTCATCCGCCTCAAGTCCAGCAGAGCCAGGGTCCTGGTCTCTTCGGCCAGATGGCGTCGACCGCAGC TGGTGTCGCAGTCGGTTCCTCTATCGGCCACGCCATCGGTGGTATGTTCTCCGGCGGCTCCAGCGCCCCCGCTGAGCCGCAGCAAGCCGCTCCCGCCGACGCCCAGCCCATGGACAACGGACTTTGGCAGAGCAACGCCGCTACCCAGTCTTACGAGAACACCCCTTGTGCTACCGACATCAAGAACTTCCGTCAGTGCATGGATGACCACCGGGGTGATATGAGCATCTGCGGGTGGTACTTGGATCAACTG AAAGCTTGCCAAGCTGCTGCTAAGCCCTACTAG
- a CDS encoding Sas10/Utp3/C1D family protein (COG:A;~EggNog:ENOG410PR5T;~InterPro:IPR011082,IPR007146;~PFAM:PF04000) has protein sequence MEAKELFPVLEQLDDDIDDVEEMIQPLLNRSLAETSKNLPVLDKAKFYVMVTYALENVIFSYLNLRGEDPKAHAVWRELTRLRQYFDKIKTAETGPEQRTMTLDKEAANRFIKHGLAGNDRIDLERKEREAKERAVARRKELELLMNSAKSEQSSKDHSGDSRSDANSGPDEDEDDDSDNDETTVKKSASDPKLVDDPHFEKTERTGKNKGKNKRFKQGKKLDKEGLRKENAERKQKKKKNRKERNGK, from the exons ATGGAGGCAAAAGAACTTTTTCCGGTGCTTGAACAGCTAGATGATGACATTGATGATGTGGAAGAAATGATCCAGCCGCTACTTAACCGCTCCCTCGCTGAGACGTCCAAGAATTTGCCTGTCTTGGACAAGGCGAAATTCTACGTTATGGTAACTTACGCGCTAGAAAATGTGATCTTCT CTTATCTGAATCTCCGTGGGGAAGACCCCAAAGCGCATGCAGTGTGGAGAGAGCTCACCAGGTTGAGACAATATTTCGACAAGATCAAAACAGCAGAGACAGGACCTGAACAGCGCACGATGACCCTCGACAAAGAAGCTGCCAATCGGTTTATCAAGCACGGACTT GCCGGAAATGACAGAATTGACCTAGAGCGCAAAGAACGAGAGGCGAAGGAGAGAGCAGTTGCTCGACGGAAAGAATTGGAATTGCTCATGAATTCTGCGAAGTCGGAACAATCCTCTAAAGACCATTCGGGCGATTCGAGATCCGATGCGAACTCTGGCCctgacgaagacgaagatgacgatTCGGACAATGATGAaacaacagttaaaaagtcAGCATCGGATCCCAAACTAGTAGACGATCCTCATTTCGAGAAAACCGAGAGAACTGGAAAGAATAAGGGCAAGAATAAGCGCTTCAAGCAAGGGAAGAAGCTTGACAAGGAAGGACTGCGCAAAGAAAACGCGGAGAGaaaacagaagaagaagaaaaaccgCAAGGAAAGGAATGggaaatga
- the racA gene encoding putative Rho GTPase Rac (COG:S;~EggNog:ENOG410PIRJ;~InterPro:IPR005225,IPR001806,IPR027417,IPR003578;~PFAM:PF00025,PF08477,PF00071;~go_function: GO:0003924 - GTPase activity [Evidence IEA];~go_function: GO:0005525 - GTP binding [Evidence IEA];~go_process: GO:0007264 - small GTPase mediated signal transduction [Evidence IEA]) → MASPATQSLKCVVTGDGAVGKTCLLISYTTNAFPGEYIPTVFDNYTASVMVDGRPISLGLWDTAGQEDYDRLRPLSYPQTDVFLICFSIVSPPSFDNVKAKWFPEIEHHAPNVPIILVGTKLDLRDDKATADSLRARKMEPVSYEQALAVAKEIRAHKYLECSALTQRNLKSVFDEAIRAVLNPRPATKPKTKKCMIL, encoded by the exons ATGGCCAGCCCAGCCACCCAATCGTTGAAG TGTGTAGTTACCGGTGACGGTGCTGTTGGCAAA ACATGCCTCCTGATCTCCTACACAACCAACGCCTTCCCCGGGGAATACATCCCAACCGT CTTCGATAACTACACCGCGAGTGTGATGGTGGATGGTAGACCGATTAGCTTGGGTTTGTGGGATACCGCCGGCCAGGAGGATTACGACCGTCTGAGACCGCTGTCCTACCCTCAAACCGATGTCTTCCTTATCTGCTTCTCCATCGTCAGCCCTCCTTCTTTCGATAACGTCAAAGCCAAG TGGTTTCCGGAAATCGAACACCATGCCCCCAACGTCCCTATCATCCTTGTCGGTACCAAGCTTGACTTGAGAGACGATAAAGCGACCGCAGACTCCCTCCGCGCACGGAAGATGGAGCCCGTATCCTACGAACAGGCGCTCGCCGTTGCCAAGGAGATCCGCGCGCACAAGTACCTCGAATGTTCGGCCCTTACACAGCGCAACCTGAAGAGCGTGTTTGATGAAGCTATCCG GGCCGTCCTCAATCCGCGACCTGCTACGAAACCGAAGACCAAGAAGTGCATGATTCTGTAA
- the SHY1 gene encoding cytochrome oxidase assembly protein SHY1 (BUSCO:EOG09263V60;~COG:C;~EggNog:ENOG410PJEJ;~InterPro:IPR002994;~PFAM:PF02104;~TransMembrane:2 (i81-99o288-306i);~go_component: GO:0016020 - membrane [Evidence IEA]) produces the protein MRSIFSVLNRTAARSWQPPTRAFRSPRIASKLDSICARCRQHQIRHFSSSNRKMGEDERWLSVVDHPAQVVRVGRKHGPGLIILALIPIISFALGTWQVQRLDWKTNLITKFEDRLLKPPLPLPPRVDPDAITDFDHRRVYATGTLRHDQEMLVGPRMREGQDGYVVVTPLERDDGQSTVLINRGWISKKLADQKDRAVGLPQGEVTVEGLLREPWKKNMFTPENEPEKGRFYFPDIEQMAELTGSQPVWVEETMVPDMVEAYDREAKGIPIGRAPAVNLRNNHGQYIMTWYGLSLATSVMLYMIIRKRPNEATRRVRQNRNW, from the exons ATGCGATCAATCTTCTCGGTCCTAAACCGGACTGCCGCAAGATCATGGCAACCACCTACGCGGGCATTTCGGAGCCCTCGTATCGCATCAAAACTGGACTCAATCTGCGCCAGATGTCGCCAGCACCAGATCCGTCACTTCTCGAGCAGTAACCGGAAAATGGGAGAAGATGAACGGTGGCTCTCCGTCGTCGACCACCCAGCGCAGGTTGTCCGTGTTGGGCGCAAGCATGGACCCgggttgattattctcg CTCTTATCCCTATTATCTCCTTCGCCCTCGGGACATGGCAAGTCCAACGCCTCGACTGGAAAACAAACCTCATTACAAAATTCGAAGACCGCCTCCTCAAACCACCGCTCCCACTCCCCCCGCGCGTCGACCCAGACGCAATCACAGACTTCGACCACCGTCGTGTCTATGCTACCGGCACTCTACGACATGACCAGGAGATGCTTGTGGGTCCACGCATGCGGGAGGGACAGGATGGTtacgttgttgtgactcctCTGGAGCGGGACGACGGGCAGAGCACTGTGTTGATTAACAGAGGTTGGATCTCGAAGAAGTTGGCGGATCAGAAGGATCGGGCTGTCGGGTTGCCGCAAGGGGAGGTTACGGTTGAGGGATTGCTACGGGAGCCTTGGAAGAAGAATATGTTTACGCCGGAGAACGAGCCGGAGAAGGGGAGGTTTTATTTTCCTGATATTGAGCAAATGGCTGAGTTAACGGGGAGTCAGCCTGTTTGGGTTGAGGAGACTATGG TCCCGGATATGGTCGAGGCCTATGACCGTGAGGCCAAGGGAATCCCCATTGGTCGTGCTCCCGCAGTTAACTTGAGGAATAACCACGGCCAGTACATCATGACATG GTATGGGCTTTCTCTCGCGACTTCCGTCATGTTGTATATGATTATCCGGAAGAGGCCCAACGAGGCTACTCGTCGTGTCCGCCAGAaccgaaactggtaa
- a CDS encoding uncharacterized protein (COG:S;~EggNog:ENOG410PRI1;~InterPro:IPR009072,IPR035425;~PFAM:PF15630,PF15511;~go_function: GO:0046982 - protein heterodimerization activity [Evidence IEA]) has translation MSTPRPRERRSPFGTPGTSTPVGNSTLTGRSRIPRYPLTPSRLGAATPRSTSRFTPRRGALGAPSTPYGVRAMQRRAANTPGRDRRKSGRMQRETTFDILKNLGKALAPTSQPIRSSPQEKPPPESEPEPPKDEIEELDNEPEIERPRLSLPLDDVDEEDEESPEIPAPRLSLAFEEEDITVEYPRRATSDRDRARLSMMSFGGPRLSENFGDSTRLESGSESGGDTGLHDVGGPDETVISQGAFDRGGETEDLGRFNFDFNFPSPPPPGEGDQDEPLDDDEGFELPAMDLQPDTGPIPDEDMDIGGGFDDDDDDAAGGFGLELDIPHQASPESLAGGGLRDEDHIAPDPKQKQYSRHGIPVPKMPSGVVKKLATQFARGRAGSKAKINKQTLAAIEQASSWYFEQVGEDLAAYSKHAGRKTIDESDVTTLMRRQRHINNSTTVFSLAQKHLPKELLQDMRLAMPP, from the exons ATGTCAACACCCAGACCGCGTGAACGTCGGTCACCGTTTGGAACACCTGGGACAAGCACTCCTGTTGGCAACTCTACACTCACCGGA CGTTCGCGCATCCCGAGATACCCCCTCACCCCGAGCCGCCTCGGAGCGGCCACGCCCCGTTCAACTTCACGATTCACACCACGCAGAGGCGCATTAGGGGCGCCATCGACGCCATATGGAGTTCGTGCGATGCAGCGACGCGCGGCGAACACGCCGGGACGGGATCGGAGGAAAAGTGGCCGCATGCAAAGGGAGACTACGTTTGATATTCTGAAGAACCTGGGGAAGG CTCTTGCGCCCACGTCACAACCGATTCGTTCGTCTCCGCAGGAAAAGCCCCCGCCCGAGTCCGAGCCCGAACCACCGAAAGACGAGATCGAGGAATTGGATAATGAACCCGAGATTGAACGACCCAGGCTGTCATTACCGCTGGATGAtgtcgacgaggaggatgaggaaagCCCCGAGATACCAGCTCCTAGGCTCTCATTGGCGtttgaggaagaggacatAACCGTGGAATATCCCCGCAGAGCAACCAGTGATCGAGATCGTGCAAGACTGTCAATGATGAGTTTCGGAGGGCCTCGTCTGAGTGAGAATTTTGGCGATTCTACTAGATTGGAAAGCGGCTCGGAGAGCGGTGGTGATACGGGCTTACATGACGTGGGTGGGCCGGATGAGACGGTTATCAGTCAAGGTGCTTTCGACCGAGG AGGGGAAACGGAAGACCTTGGCCGGTTCAACTTCGATTTCAACTTTCCATCACCCCCACCGCCAGGTGAAGGCGACCAGGACGAGCCATTGGACGATGACGAAGGATTCGAATTGCCCGCAATGGATCTACAACCTGACACAGGTCCCATCCCTGATGAAGATATGGATATCGGTGGTGGCTttgacgacgatgatgacgacgcCGCCGGTGGATTCGGATTAGAACTCGATATACCGCATCAGGCTTCGCCGGAGAGCCTCGCGGGTGGAGGATTGCGCGACGAGGACCATATTGCGCCAGATCCGAAGCAGAAACAGTACTCACGACATGGCATCCCTGTTCCGAAGATGCCATCGGGAGTGGTGAAGAAGCTGGCGACTCAATTCGCACGAGGACGAGCTGGATCGAAAGCAAAGATCAACAAACAGACCCTGGCGGCAATCGAACAAGCATCCTCTTGGTATTTTGAACAGGTGGGTGAGGATTTGGCAGCGTATTCCAAGCACGCTGGACGCAAGACCATCGATGAAAGTGATGTTACGACATTGATGAGGAG GCAACGCCATATTAACAATTCCACCACCGTCTTCTCTCTTGCGCAAAAACATTTGCCCAAGGAGCTTCTGCAGGACATGAGACTGGCAATGCCGCCATGA
- a CDS encoding uncharacterized protein (COG:H;~EggNog:ENOG410PMYW;~InterPro:IPR003710,IPR013752,IPR036291,IPR013332, IPR008927,IPR013328;~PFAM:PF02558,PF08546;~go_function: GO:0008677 - 2-dehydropantoate 2-reductase activity [Evidence IEA];~go_function: GO:0016491 - oxidoreductase activity [Evidence IEA];~go_process: GO:0015940 - pantothenate biosynthetic process [Evidence IEA];~go_process: GO:0055114 - oxidation-reduction process [Evidence IEA]): MQDTNEVARETGTRPLSGRIHLLGIGNVGSFVAHSLAGRQSPPPMTLLLHHSNVYRSWISKKECIAINVNGLDDVKSGFDVNVKSSDSDTWYSLPWDKEGTSEERDRILSEKLKDGNIEKSLAQSEVDDSTIECAIVTVKANQTVRAVSSIRHRLTRDSTILLLQNGMGTIDELNEKVFPDPSNRPHYMTGIFSHGLYQMSPFQVVHTGIGTTVLSPAPSREVAATAGDNAADWAPTTKYLLRTLTLTPPLVAFAETPSSIVQYQLEKLAMNAVINPLTSLMECKNGEILYNYKFTRVMRLLLIEISSVILALPEVQGIPGIEARFDPERLRWMAVQLASKTRHNMSSMLQDMLSGKATEIEYINGYIVRRGEELGIKCVVNFMIKEMVQARVALLHQRESGAVPMDLSGFEDEQ; encoded by the coding sequence ATGCAAGATACAAATGAGGTAGCAAGAGAGACTGGGACACGCCCATTATCCGGGCGAATTCACCTCCTTGGAATTGGAAATGTAGGGTCGTTTGTTGCCCACTCATTAGCGGGTCGCCAATCTCCGCCGCCGATGACCTTACTCCTACATCATTCGAACGTCTATCGATCATGGATCTCGAAGAAAGAGTGTATAGCGATAAACGTGAACGGGTTGGACGACGTCAAGTCTGGTTTCGATGTTAATGTCAAGAGCAGCGACAGTGATACGTGGTATTCATTACCCTGGGATAAGGAGGGTACATCGGAGGAGAGAGACAGGATTCTTAGcgagaagctcaaggacGGCAATATCGAAAAGTCACTAGCACAGTCGGAGGTAGATGATAGCACAATCGAGTGTGCGATTGTTACTGTCAAGGCAAACCAAACGGTCAGAGCCGTGTCATCCATCAGGCATCGTTTAACCCGGGATTCCACCATTCTCCTACTGCAAAACGGAATGGGAACGATCGATGAGCTCAATGAGAAGGTGTTCCCGGATCCATCGAATCGTCCGCATTACATGACGGGCATCTTCTCCCACGGCTTGTACCAAATGTCACCATTCCAGGTGGTCCATACTGGCATTGGCACTACTGTTCTCAGCCCTGCACCGTCACGGGAAGTTGCTGCTACTGCGGGCGACAATGCCGCAGACTGGGCACCCACGACGAAATACCTACTACGTACCTTGACCCTCACACCACCACTGGTCGCCTTCGCAGAAACACCGTCATCCATTGTCCAGTACCAGCTGGAGAAGCTAGCCATGAACGCGGTGATTAACCCACTGACATCTCTCATGGAATGCAAGAACGGCGAAATCCTTTACAATTACAAATTCACCCGAGTCATGCGGCTACTTCTCATCGAGATATCTAGCGTGATTCTAGCCCTCCCGGAAGTGCAAGGCATTCCAGGTATCGAGGCCCGTTTTGACCCGGAACGTCTGCGGTGGATGGCAGTGCAGCTTGCAAGCAAGACACGTCACAACATGAGCTCCATGCTTCAAGATATGCTAAGTGGGAAAGCGACGGAAATTGAGTATATCAATGGTTATATCGTGCGTCGGGGAGAGGAGCTTGGGATCAAATGCGTAGTGAACTTTATGATTAAAGAGATGGTGCAAGCTAGGGTAGCGTTGCTGCACCAGCGAGAATCGGGGGCCGTTCCGATGGATCTTTCGGGATTTGAGGATGAACAATGA
- a CDS encoding uncharacterized protein (BUSCO:EOG09264KTU;~COG:S;~EggNog:ENOG410PMXA;~InterPro:IPR032704;~PFAM:PF14617), with translation MSKEESNAASGLSTKVEKKRKRQADEEPLTAKDATTPTTTNTNATSESGPSLKKQKNKQKLKEKKKLKAQQAQQDDMRGEERKEGIDGSIGKMDGPLLADYFAQKAKRHNKEISAVELSDLSVPDSAFLDTSSYDGSRALDKLPEFLKAFSPNKGAGLSKASEEKGTPHTLVVSGAALRAADVVRALRPLQNKESTVGKLFAKHIKLEEAKQFLQRARMGIGAGTPARISDLIESGTLKLDELERIVIDGSFIDQKKRGIFDMKETHLPLLQLLTRPEFRDRYGAKQKKIQILVF, from the exons ATGTCGAAGGAAGAGTCCAACGCCGCATCTGGTCTCTCGACCAAAGtcgagaagaagcgcaagcgccAAGCCGATGAAGAGCCACTCACCGCGAAAGACGCAACGACACCCAcgaccaccaacaccaacgcTACATCGGAATCCGGGCCCAGTCTTAAGAAGCAAAAGAACAAGCAGAAactcaaggagaagaagaaattgaagGCACAGCAAGCGCAACAGGACGATATGAGAGGCGAGGAGCGCAAAGAGGGCATTGATGGATCGATTGGGAAGATGGACGGGCCGTTGTTGGCAGACTACTTTGCgcagaaggcgaagaggCATAATAAGGAGATCTCGGCTGTGGAATTGAGTGATCTTTCTGTTCCTG ATTCCGCATTCCTTGATACATCATCCTACGACGGGTCGAGAGCCCTCGATAAACTCCCCGAATTCCTTAAAGCATTCAGCCCAAACAAGGGAGCTGGTCTGTCTAAGGCTTCCGAAGAAAAGGGTACTCCGCATACGTTGGTGGTTTCTGGTGCTGCGCTTAGGGCGGCCGATGTGGTTAG AGCACTCCGTCCATTGCAAAATAAGGAATCCACAGTGGGAAAGCTATTCGCCAAGCATATCAAGCTGGAAGAGGCTAAGCAATTCCTCCAGCGAGCGCG CATGGGCATCGGCGCCGGTACACCTGCACGAATCTCCGATTTGATCGAGTCAGGAACTCTCAAATTGGACGAACTCGAGCGCATCGTCATCGACGGCTCTTTCATCGACCAGAAGAAGCGCGGGATATTCGATATGAAGGAGACGCATCTTCCGCTGCTTCAATTGCTGACTCGGCCTGAGTTCCGGGATCGCTATGGAGcgaagcaaaagaagatTCAGATTTTGGTGTTTTGA
- a CDS encoding putative quinol monooxygenase (COG:S;~EggNog:ENOG410Q204;~InterPro:IPR011008,IPR007138;~PFAM:PF03992), whose translation MASEAINLVAIIYPKPDKAAELSALMAEVTQKVQANEPDTLLYYAFTNEQNKDEIIVVERYRNAAALDAHVKGPHFQEFVKKASALMAKPFELKKGGFLPASAGVARL comes from the exons ATGGCATCTGAAGCAATTAACCTCGTCGCTATCATTTATCCCAAACCTGACAAGGCAGCGGAA CTCTCCGCTCTCATGGCCGAGGTCACCCAAAAGGTCCAGGCCAACGAACCAGACACTCTTCTCTATTACGCTTTTACCAATGAGCAGAACAAAGATGAGATTATTGTTGTGGAACG ATACCGCAACGCAGCGGCCTTGGACGCACATGTGAAAGGCCCCCATTTCCAGGAATTCGTGAAAAAGGCGTCGGCGCTGATGGCTAAGCCATTTGAGCTCAAGAAGGGAGGGTTCTTACCTGCGTCTGCGGGCGTTGCTAGGCTGTAA